Proteins from a genomic interval of Hypanus sabinus isolate sHypSab1 unplaced genomic scaffold, sHypSab1.hap1 scaffold_279, whole genome shotgun sequence:
- the LOC132388223 gene encoding ribonuclease inhibitor-like isoform X1, whose protein sequence is MTARGLEEFLGPFPHQTTCRVIDWVKEEVKGQSGNTDDIGRRRLLNTLHYLFESQNRGLAQAALGSLKTLSFRGMTLTPVDCAVLSHAIGLCDTIKELDLQGCHIQCEGIQRLGPGLNKCQELRLGENDLGDSGVKLVLSALRNPECKIQKLWLTRVGLTDSGAEDLVSFLSTKPSLTELDLNYYEPGYSGAKLVFLALGNPECKMQKLELERVGLTDSGAEDLVSALRTNRSLTELYLSVDELGDSKLRLVSAALRNPECKIQKLRLGDVGLTDSGAEELASALSTNPSLTELNLTGNKLGDSGVKLVLSALRNPECKIQKLRLGYVGLTDSGAEDLVSALSTKPSLTELHLSVNDLGDSGVKLVLSALRNAECKIQKLWMGGVGLTDSGAEDLVSALSTKPSLTELNLGFNSLTDRSVPDLRRLILTLPSLVWIRLGENQFSETGMKELRSLQGVRSGLRVDL, encoded by the exons atgacagctcggggcctggaggagtttctgggtccatttcctcatcaaacaacctgccgggtgattgactgggtgaaggaggaggttaaaggCCAGAGTGGAAACACTGATGACATTGGGAGAAGGagactcctgaacacattgcactacctgtttgagtctcagaatcgtggactggctcaggccgcactgggatctcTGAAAACACTTTCATtccgtggaatgacactgaccccggttgactgcgcggtcctgtctcatgcaatcggactctgtgatactaTAAAAGAACTCGACCTGCAGggctgccacattcagtgtgaaggaatccagcggctgggacccgggctgaacaagtgccaggagttgag acttggggagaatgacctgggagattcaggagtgaaactggtgttgtcggctctgaggaacccggagtgtaaaatacagaaactgtg gctgacccGTGTCGGACTCACAGATTCTggggccgaggatctcgtctccttTCTGAGTACAAAACCATCCTTGACGGAGCTGGACCTGAATTATTATGAACCGGGATATTCAGGAGCGAAGCTGGTGTTTTTGGCTCTggggaacccggagtgtaaaatgcagaaactgga gctggagagagtcggtctcacagattctggtgccgaggatctcgtctccgctctcagaacAAATcgatcactgacggagctgtacCTGAGTGTtgatgaactgggagattcaaaACTGAGACTTGtatctgcggctctgaggaacccggagtgtaaaatacagaaactgcg gctgggggatgtcggtctcacagattctggggccgaggaactcgcctccgctctcagtacaaacccatcactgacggagctgaacctgactggtaataaactgggagactcaggagtgaaactggtgttgtcggctctgaggaacccggagtgtaaaatacagaaactgcg gctggggtatgtcggtctcacagattccggtgccgaggatctcgtctccgctctcagtacaaaaccatcactgacggagctgcaCCTGAGTGTTAAtgacctgggagattcaggagtgaaactggtgttgtCGGCTCTGAGGAAcgcggagtgtaaaatacagaaactgtg GATGGGgggtgtcggtctcacagattctggtgctgaggatctcgtctccgctctcagtacaaaaccatcactgacggagctgaacctgggattcaactctctgacagaccgatctgtccccgatctccgccgcctcatactgaccctcccgagtctggtGTGGAtccg gctgggggagaatcagttcagtgagaccgggatgaaggaactgagatctctacagggagTCAGatccggactgagagtggatctgtga
- the LOC132388223 gene encoding ribonuclease inhibitor-like isoform X2, translating into MTARGLEEFLGPFPHQTTCRVIDWVKEEVKGQSGNTDDIGRRRLLNTLHYLFESQNRGLAQAALGSLKTLSFRGMTLTPVDCAVLSHAIGLCDTIKELDLQGCHIQCEGIQRLGPGLNKCQELRLGENDLGDSGVKLVLSALRNPECKIQKLWLTRVGLTDSGAEDLVSFLSTKPSLTELDLNYYEPGYSGAKLVFLALGNPECKMQKLELERVGLTDSGAEDLVSALRTNRSLTELYLSVDELGDSKLRLVSAALRNPECKIQKLRLGYVGLTDSGAEDLVSALSTKPSLTELHLSVNDLGDSGVKLVLSALRNAECKIQKLWMGGVGLTDSGAEDLVSALSTKPSLTELNLGFNSLTDRSVPDLRRLILTLPSLVWIRLGENQFSETGMKELRSLQGVRSGLRVDL; encoded by the exons atgacagctcggggcctggaggagtttctgggtccatttcctcatcaaacaacctgccgggtgattgactgggtgaaggaggaggttaaaggCCAGAGTGGAAACACTGATGACATTGGGAGAAGGagactcctgaacacattgcactacctgtttgagtctcagaatcgtggactggctcaggccgcactgggatctcTGAAAACACTTTCATtccgtggaatgacactgaccccggttgactgcgcggtcctgtctcatgcaatcggactctgtgatactaTAAAAGAACTCGACCTGCAGggctgccacattcagtgtgaaggaatccagcggctgggacccgggctgaacaagtgccaggagttgag acttggggagaatgacctgggagattcaggagtgaaactggtgttgtcggctctgaggaacccggagtgtaaaatacagaaactgtg gctgacccGTGTCGGACTCACAGATTCTggggccgaggatctcgtctccttTCTGAGTACAAAACCATCCTTGACGGAGCTGGACCTGAATTATTATGAACCGGGATATTCAGGAGCGAAGCTGGTGTTTTTGGCTCTggggaacccggagtgtaaaatgcagaaactgga gctggagagagtcggtctcacagattctggtgccgaggatctcgtctccgctctcagaacAAATcgatcactgacggagctgtacCTGAGTGTtgatgaactgggagattcaaaACTGAGACTTGtatctgcggctctgaggaacccggagtgtaaaatacagaaactgcg gctggggtatgtcggtctcacagattccggtgccgaggatctcgtctccgctctcagtacaaaaccatcactgacggagctgcaCCTGAGTGTTAAtgacctgggagattcaggagtgaaactggtgttgtCGGCTCTGAGGAAcgcggagtgtaaaatacagaaactgtg GATGGGgggtgtcggtctcacagattctggtgctgaggatctcgtctccgctctcagtacaaaaccatcactgacggagctgaacctgggattcaactctctgacagaccgatctgtccccgatctccgccgcctcatactgaccctcccgagtctggtGTGGAtccg gctgggggagaatcagttcagtgagaccgggatgaaggaactgagatctctacagggagTCAGatccggactgagagtggatctgtga
- the LOC132388223 gene encoding NACHT, LRR and PYD domains-containing protein 12-like isoform X3, with the protein MTARGLEEFLGPFPHQTTCRVIDWVKEEVKGQSGNTDDIGRRRLLNTLHYLFESQNRGLAQAALGSLKTLSFRGMTLTPVDCAVLSHAIGLCDTIKELDLQGCHIQCEGIQRLGPGLNKCQELRLGENDLGDSGVKLVLSALRNPECKIQKLWLERVGLTDSGAEDLVSALRTNRSLTELYLSVDELGDSKLRLVSAALRNPECKIQKLRLGDVGLTDSGAEELASALSTNPSLTELNLTGNKLGDSGVKLVLSALRNPECKIQKLRLGYVGLTDSGAEDLVSALSTKPSLTELHLSVNDLGDSGVKLVLSALRNAECKIQKLWMGGVGLTDSGAEDLVSALSTKPSLTELNLGFNSLTDRSVPDLRRLILTLPSLVWIRLGENQFSETGMKELRSLQGVRSGLRVDL; encoded by the exons atgacagctcggggcctggaggagtttctgggtccatttcctcatcaaacaacctgccgggtgattgactgggtgaaggaggaggttaaaggCCAGAGTGGAAACACTGATGACATTGGGAGAAGGagactcctgaacacattgcactacctgtttgagtctcagaatcgtggactggctcaggccgcactgggatctcTGAAAACACTTTCATtccgtggaatgacactgaccccggttgactgcgcggtcctgtctcatgcaatcggactctgtgatactaTAAAAGAACTCGACCTGCAGggctgccacattcagtgtgaaggaatccagcggctgggacccgggctgaacaagtgccaggagttgag acttggggagaatgacctgggagattcaggagtgaaactggtgttgtcggctctgaggaacccggagtgtaaaatacagaaactgtg gctggagagagtcggtctcacagattctggtgccgaggatctcgtctccgctctcagaacAAATcgatcactgacggagctgtacCTGAGTGTtgatgaactgggagattcaaaACTGAGACTTGtatctgcggctctgaggaacccggagtgtaaaatacagaaactgcg gctgggggatgtcggtctcacagattctggggccgaggaactcgcctccgctctcagtacaaacccatcactgacggagctgaacctgactggtaataaactgggagactcaggagtgaaactggtgttgtcggctctgaggaacccggagtgtaaaatacagaaactgcg gctggggtatgtcggtctcacagattccggtgccgaggatctcgtctccgctctcagtacaaaaccatcactgacggagctgcaCCTGAGTGTTAAtgacctgggagattcaggagtgaaactggtgttgtCGGCTCTGAGGAAcgcggagtgtaaaatacagaaactgtg GATGGGgggtgtcggtctcacagattctggtgctgaggatctcgtctccgctctcagtacaaaaccatcactgacggagctgaacctgggattcaactctctgacagaccgatctgtccccgatctccgccgcctcatactgaccctcccgagtctggtGTGGAtccg gctgggggagaatcagttcagtgagaccgggatgaaggaactgagatctctacagggagTCAGatccggactgagagtggatctgtga